One region of Bacillus pumilus genomic DNA includes:
- a CDS encoding SDR family oxidoreductase — protein MSLSKRIAFVTGASTGIGKAIAIKLAAQDHVKVIINSRNQSLLEDARQHIERMAETKEPVSLFCGDMSHEGVRAEAFAAIDKEYGRLDVLINNIPGGKPDTFDSCESEQMLAAFSQKALAYIDMMKRAAAMMKRHEYGRIIQIVGNLWKEPGDQMFTNSMMNAAIINASKNAATQLAPSGITVNCLNPGFIATDRYEQFIENMMREQSLSREEAVQAVASGIPMQRVGSASEMASLAAFIASEEASYVTGQQISVDGGSMKSI, from the coding sequence ATGAGTTTGTCTAAAAGAATTGCATTTGTAACAGGGGCAAGTACAGGGATTGGGAAGGCAATCGCCATAAAGCTTGCCGCCCAGGACCATGTAAAGGTCATCATCAATTCTAGAAATCAATCCTTACTAGAAGATGCGCGGCAGCATATTGAGCGTATGGCAGAAACAAAGGAGCCGGTGTCTCTTTTCTGTGGTGATATGTCGCATGAAGGAGTGCGAGCTGAGGCCTTTGCGGCAATAGATAAAGAGTATGGCAGACTGGATGTGTTGATTAATAACATTCCAGGAGGGAAGCCAGATACTTTTGATTCTTGTGAAAGCGAGCAGATGCTGGCAGCATTTTCTCAGAAAGCCCTAGCGTACATTGATATGATGAAACGTGCGGCAGCGATGATGAAAAGACATGAATATGGCCGGATCATTCAAATTGTCGGGAACCTTTGGAAGGAACCTGGTGATCAAATGTTTACGAACAGTATGATGAATGCAGCGATTATCAATGCTAGTAAAAATGCAGCCACACAGCTTGCGCCCTCAGGGATCACAGTGAATTGTTTAAACCCAGGATTTATTGCTACAGATCGATATGAACAGTTTATCGAAAACATGATGCGTGAGCAGTCATTATCACGGGAAGAAGCTGTACAGGCTGTTGCGTCAGGAATCCCGATGCAAAGAGTAGGTTCAGCGAGTGAAATGGCTTCATTGGCGGCATTTATCGCATCAGAGGAAGCCTCCTATGTCACCGGACAGCAAATATCTGTCGATGGTGGTTCGATGAAAAGTATATAA
- a CDS encoding dTDP-4-dehydrorhamnose 3,5-epimerase family protein, with the protein MIDGVQTKKLMKHCDDRGFFAELIRDDEPMLQRFGQASWSKSFPGVIKAFHYHEKQDDVWFFPAGHAQVVLYDLREDSPTKGQTDVYYMGEDNPMLLLIPKGVAHGYRVLGETPLQIVYFTTESYDPKNPDEKRIAWNDETIGFDWETTFK; encoded by the coding sequence ATGATTGATGGTGTACAAACGAAAAAACTCATGAAACATTGTGATGATCGCGGCTTTTTTGCAGAGCTCATTCGAGATGATGAGCCGATGCTGCAACGTTTTGGGCAGGCATCGTGGTCGAAAAGCTTTCCAGGTGTGATCAAAGCCTTTCATTATCATGAAAAGCAAGATGACGTTTGGTTTTTCCCAGCAGGTCATGCTCAGGTCGTTTTATACGATTTGCGTGAGGACTCTCCTACAAAGGGTCAAACCGATGTGTATTATATGGGGGAAGACAATCCAATGCTCCTCCTCATCCCAAAGGGTGTCGCACATGGCTACCGGGTACTAGGCGAGACGCCGCTGCAAATTGTCTATTTCACGACAGAATCCTATGACCCGAAAAACCCAGATGAAAAGAGAATCGCTTGGAATGACGAGACAATCGGATTTGATTGGGAAACGACATTTAAATAA
- the rfbD gene encoding dTDP-4-dehydrorhamnose reductase has protein sequence MKVLITGAGGQLGKELSRQLKEKDITVIALTRSMLNIADQQAVRHAMRHFRPNIVVSAAAYTSVDQCETETEKAYLVNGIGAYYTALEAKNIGADVLHVSTDYVFDGQADTPYQVDAQPDPHTIYGKSKKLGEELLHLVSDEVKIIRTSWLYGHEGHNFVNTILRLAETKDHLRIVNDQIGSPTYTKDVAEAIIHLFDQQAGIYHVSNRESCSWFDFASEIVTKSGLSTTIEPISTEEYGFQTPRPAYSVLDLQAIEATGWKPRHWKDALHEFLQKEGRWHQHD, from the coding sequence ATGAAAGTTTTAATCACCGGTGCAGGCGGGCAACTAGGGAAAGAATTGAGCAGACAGCTCAAGGAGAAAGACATCACCGTCATTGCCTTAACGAGGAGCATGCTCAATATCGCAGACCAGCAAGCAGTCAGACACGCGATGAGACACTTTCGCCCTAATATTGTTGTCAGTGCAGCAGCATATACCTCTGTAGATCAGTGTGAAACAGAAACGGAAAAGGCGTATCTTGTTAATGGCATTGGCGCCTACTATACAGCGCTGGAGGCTAAGAACATAGGGGCTGATGTGCTACATGTCAGTACAGATTATGTGTTTGACGGGCAAGCAGACACGCCTTACCAAGTCGATGCACAGCCAGATCCTCACACCATTTATGGAAAAAGTAAAAAGCTTGGTGAGGAATTGCTTCATCTTGTATCAGACGAAGTGAAAATTATCCGTACATCGTGGCTATACGGACATGAGGGACATAATTTTGTGAATACCATCCTACGGCTCGCAGAAACAAAGGATCATTTGCGCATCGTGAATGACCAAATAGGCTCACCTACTTATACAAAAGATGTCGCAGAGGCCATCATTCATTTATTTGATCAACAGGCAGGAATTTATCATGTCAGTAACCGAGAAAGCTGTTCCTGGTTTGACTTTGCGTCAGAAATTGTGACAAAAAGCGGCCTGTCTACGACCATTGAGCCAATTTCCACAGAAGAGTACGGCTTCCAAACACCTCGTCCAGCCTATTCTGTGTTAGACCTTCAAGCGATTGAAGCCACAGGCTGGAAGCCGAGACATTGGAAGGATGCGCTTCACGAATTTTTGCAGAAAGAAGGGAGATGGCATCAGCATGATTGA
- the rfbB gene encoding dTDP-glucose 4,6-dehydratase, with product MTKSYLITGGAGFIGLNFVKLLLQETDVRLTVFDKLTYASHPEEMEELLKLSHFRFIQGDIALQHELDQAFDEVYDAIIHFAAESHVDRSIESAEPFIQTNVLGTYRMLEAVLKGKAKKLIHISTDEVYGDLELNDPAFTEQTPLSPNNPYSASKASSDLLVKSYIHTHQLPAMITRCSNNYGPHQHEEKLIPTIIRKAINGEKIPIYGDGQQIRDWLYVEDHARAVKQVLENGTAGQVYNIGGGNEKTNLDLTKTILTQLGISHDRIAFVEDRKGHDRRYAIDASKLKRELGWTQETSFEAGIEKTINWYHAKYDQSEEG from the coding sequence ATGACGAAGTCTTATTTAATTACAGGCGGAGCTGGATTTATTGGACTGAATTTTGTGAAGCTGTTGCTTCAGGAAACAGATGTCCGGCTCACTGTTTTTGACAAGTTAACATATGCCAGTCATCCAGAGGAGATGGAGGAATTATTAAAGCTGTCTCATTTTCGTTTTATTCAAGGGGATATCGCTCTTCAACATGAGCTAGATCAAGCGTTTGATGAAGTCTATGATGCCATCATTCATTTTGCAGCGGAATCCCATGTTGATCGCAGTATTGAATCGGCAGAGCCTTTTATTCAAACAAATGTCCTCGGAACGTACCGTATGCTTGAAGCGGTCTTAAAAGGAAAGGCGAAAAAACTTATTCATATTTCAACAGACGAAGTATATGGAGATTTGGAACTGAATGATCCTGCTTTCACAGAACAAACACCACTTTCACCGAATAATCCTTATTCAGCAAGCAAGGCAAGCTCAGACCTGCTTGTAAAATCTTATATCCACACTCACCAATTACCTGCAATGATCACAAGATGTAGCAACAACTATGGACCGCATCAGCATGAAGAGAAATTAATACCGACGATTATTAGAAAAGCAATCAATGGAGAAAAGATCCCGATTTATGGGGACGGCCAGCAGATTCGCGATTGGCTGTATGTAGAGGATCATGCGAGAGCTGTAAAGCAGGTCCTTGAAAACGGAACAGCTGGGCAAGTGTACAATATTGGCGGCGGCAACGAGAAAACGAATCTCGATTTGACCAAAACCATTCTGACGCAGCTCGGGATCAGTCATGACCGTATTGCGTTTGTTGAAGACCGTAAAGGACATGACAGACGGTATGCGATTGACGCCAGTAAGCTAAAACGGGAGCTTGGCTGGACGCAGGAGACATCATTTGAAGCAGGTATTGAAAAAACGATCAATTGGTATCATGCCAAATATGATCAGAGCGAAGAAGGGTGA
- a CDS encoding sugar phosphate nucleotidyltransferase: MKGVILAGGKGSRLAPLTKIFNKHLLPVGPYPMIYWSLFKLKEAGILDVMVISQAEQIPLFQKLLEGDQELGMNIVYQVQPEASGISDGLSYAKPFVEGEKFVLMLGDNVFEDSLTPFVEAFQQQESGAKVLLKEVADPKRFGIAEIDAAHHRILSIEEKPEHPRSSYCVTGIYFYDQEVFQYIEKISPSDRGELEITDVNNLYISNSQLTYDMLKGWWIDAGTHESLHQASTKMFETMKKKEGYE; the protein is encoded by the coding sequence GTGAAGGGAGTTATTTTAGCAGGAGGAAAGGGATCACGACTGGCACCTTTAACAAAGATTTTCAATAAGCATTTATTGCCGGTTGGCCCATATCCGATGATTTATTGGTCATTGTTCAAATTGAAAGAAGCGGGAATATTGGATGTAATGGTCATATCACAAGCAGAACAAATCCCGCTGTTTCAAAAGCTACTTGAAGGCGATCAGGAACTAGGGATGAACATTGTGTATCAGGTCCAGCCTGAAGCTTCTGGAATTTCGGACGGCTTATCCTACGCAAAGCCCTTTGTAGAAGGGGAAAAGTTTGTGCTAATGCTTGGTGATAATGTATTTGAGGATTCGCTAACCCCTTTTGTTGAAGCCTTTCAGCAGCAAGAAAGCGGAGCGAAGGTTCTGTTGAAAGAAGTGGCAGATCCAAAGCGGTTTGGTATTGCAGAAATTGATGCCGCCCACCACCGAATTTTATCAATTGAGGAGAAGCCGGAGCATCCGCGTTCATCCTACTGCGTCACGGGTATCTATTTTTATGATCAAGAAGTCTTTCAATATATTGAGAAAATCTCGCCGTCAGATCGAGGCGAATTAGAGATTACAGATGTAAACAATCTCTATATCTCAAATAGCCAGCTGACCTATGATATGTTAAAAGGGTGGTGGATTGATGCAGGAACACATGAATCTCTCCACCAAGCATCGACGAAAATGTTTGAAACGATGAAGAAAAAAGAGGGATACGAATGA
- a CDS encoding PseG/SpsG family protein: MNKKIMIVVYGGFLRGMGHVVRMKRLAKELIQEGNDLYFYTNEQICVEMLSHPAWHVHLVQESNVFLQMEQDIKELNPNLLLIDVLDCDLQFLRSIKASSRNAKLVLFEEERTEACQLADAVVNGIYGGLDEKHLQVNGTDYFYGTPYLLLDHEISKLKDTYEVRKECKKVVISLGGSDPSELLTKAVSALLEACHLHILAVTGKASRIEEEIEAAHIQFIRHTDQLPARLAEADLAIVAGGMTLYEAVCIGVPSIVLSQVDHQAVTATRFAQKGACHHLGLGRLVDEKDIWRATRRLSGSYFLRRSIHLNGRSLIDGKGTERVKNILIHLMNHHQKEHKDV; this comes from the coding sequence ATGAATAAAAAAATCATGATTGTTGTGTACGGTGGTTTTTTAAGAGGGATGGGGCATGTCGTTAGAATGAAACGGCTGGCAAAGGAACTGATTCAAGAAGGAAACGACTTATATTTTTATACAAATGAACAGATTTGTGTAGAAATGCTCTCGCATCCAGCATGGCACGTTCATTTGGTGCAGGAATCAAACGTATTCCTTCAAATGGAGCAGGACATAAAAGAGCTAAATCCTAATCTTCTGCTAATCGATGTCCTTGATTGTGACCTTCAGTTCCTTCGATCGATCAAAGCGTCCTCCAGAAATGCAAAACTGGTCTTATTTGAAGAAGAAAGAACAGAAGCTTGCCAGCTTGCTGATGCTGTCGTAAACGGCATTTATGGTGGACTGGATGAAAAACACCTGCAAGTAAATGGAACGGACTACTTTTATGGAACACCTTATTTATTGTTAGATCACGAGATCAGCAAATTAAAAGACACATATGAGGTTCGCAAAGAATGTAAGAAGGTGGTGATCAGCCTTGGAGGCAGTGATCCAAGCGAATTATTAACAAAGGCTGTATCAGCACTTCTCGAAGCTTGCCATTTACACATTCTAGCGGTTACAGGAAAAGCCTCTCGCATCGAAGAAGAAATCGAGGCTGCACATATTCAATTCATTCGTCATACGGATCAATTACCTGCCCGTCTTGCAGAAGCCGATCTAGCGATTGTTGCTGGCGGGATGACGTTATATGAGGCCGTTTGTATCGGAGTGCCCAGCATTGTCCTTTCGCAAGTAGACCACCAAGCAGTAACAGCCACTCGTTTTGCACAAAAGGGAGCCTGTCACCATCTTGGATTAGGTCGCCTTGTGGATGAAAAGGATATATGGCGTGCTACTCGCAGACTATCCGGCAGCTACTTTCTCCGCAGGAGCATCCATCTCAATGGACGGTCACTCATTGATGGAAAAGGAACCGAACGAGTGAAAAACATTCTTATACACCTCATGAATCATCACCAAAAAGAACATAAGGATGTGTAG
- a CDS encoding cytidylyltransferase domain-containing protein: MINDVLFVIQARMGSTRLPKKVMKPIGGMALIDFIVERVKQSDHYNHKTQNLMIATTVEAEDDLLAHYCLSKGYKVFRGSEMDVLQRFAKIAQHFEPQTIVRLTGDNPFIDPALLSKMLEEHRRKKADYTYTTGTPLGISGEMIDASILREIDNFPLTQPEREHVTLYIRKHPDRFQLQLFTPPKELAYPAYRFTIDTEEDYVFATRLLEKAGGSITVPTAELIVICEQDPNIVRLNQFVRQKDAE, from the coding sequence ATGATCAATGATGTGCTCTTTGTCATACAGGCTAGAATGGGCTCAACAAGACTGCCAAAAAAGGTGATGAAGCCGATCGGAGGTATGGCATTGATCGATTTCATCGTTGAACGGGTAAAGCAATCAGATCATTACAATCACAAAACGCAGAACCTCATGATCGCCACAACAGTCGAAGCAGAAGATGATCTATTGGCTCATTATTGTTTATCAAAGGGCTATAAGGTATTTCGTGGCAGTGAGATGGATGTATTGCAGCGATTCGCAAAGATAGCTCAACATTTTGAACCACAAACCATTGTACGTTTAACGGGAGATAATCCATTTATAGATCCGGCGCTTTTGTCGAAAATGCTTGAAGAACATAGACGGAAGAAGGCTGATTATACGTATACGACTGGAACGCCACTCGGTATTTCCGGGGAAATGATCGACGCATCCATTTTACGTGAAATCGACAATTTTCCCCTTACGCAGCCGGAGCGTGAGCATGTCACGCTGTATATCCGAAAGCATCCTGATCGATTTCAACTGCAATTATTCACACCGCCCAAAGAACTCGCATATCCTGCTTATCGATTCACGATTGATACAGAAGAAGATTATGTATTTGCTACCCGTTTACTTGAGAAAGCCGGTGGATCTATTACTGTGCCTACGGCTGAGCTTATCGTCATTTGTGAACAAGACCCTAATATTGTTCGGTTGAATCAATTTGTGAGACAGAAGGATGCTGAATGA
- a CDS encoding N-acetylneuraminate synthase family protein, giving the protein MAHFYIGDRKVGDGAPVFIIAEAGINHDGKLDQALALIDVAKEAGADAVKFQMFQADRMYQKEPGLYETAKGEEVSIFSLVEQMELPPEWLPVLLTRCEEKGLIFLSTVCDEESADLLNQTDPPAFKLASYEINHLPLLRHTASFQKPIIFSTAGATIADVHEAYEAVTSVQNDQVAIMHCVAKYPAPRAYTNLRVLQTLAAAFPEAVIGFSDHSEHPTEAPVAAVKLGAAMIEKHFTIDKTLPGADHSFALNPGELKEMVQHIRAAEKDRNQSETDAHSVSEELLGSSFKTTTAIEGQIREFAYRGIFTTKGIAKGETLTEENLAVLRPGKKSQGLHPRYMEILLGVKAVRDIPAHTGVSWKDVLMQESTNDQ; this is encoded by the coding sequence ATGGCGCATTTCTACATTGGAGATCGCAAAGTGGGGGATGGCGCGCCTGTCTTTATCATTGCAGAGGCAGGCATTAACCATGATGGAAAGCTGGATCAGGCGCTTGCTTTAATTGATGTGGCAAAAGAAGCAGGTGCCGATGCAGTGAAGTTTCAAATGTTCCAAGCTGATCGGATGTATCAAAAGGAACCGGGTTTATACGAAACAGCCAAGGGAGAAGAGGTGTCCATTTTTTCCTTAGTCGAACAAATGGAGCTGCCGCCAGAATGGCTGCCGGTGTTATTAACCCGCTGTGAGGAAAAAGGGCTAATATTTTTAAGCACAGTGTGTGACGAAGAATCTGCGGATTTATTAAATCAAACCGATCCACCAGCTTTCAAACTGGCATCCTATGAAATCAATCATTTGCCTCTTTTGCGTCACACAGCTTCTTTTCAAAAGCCCATCATTTTCTCAACAGCCGGGGCCACTATTGCAGATGTTCATGAAGCATATGAGGCGGTTACAAGCGTGCAAAACGATCAGGTCGCCATCATGCATTGCGTCGCAAAGTATCCAGCACCTAGAGCTTATACGAATCTTCGTGTGCTCCAAACCTTAGCCGCCGCTTTTCCTGAGGCAGTCATCGGCTTTTCCGATCATAGTGAGCATCCTACTGAAGCCCCTGTTGCTGCTGTGAAGCTTGGGGCAGCCATGATTGAAAAGCATTTTACGATAGATAAGACGCTGCCTGGCGCCGATCATTCCTTTGCGCTCAATCCCGGAGAATTAAAGGAAATGGTTCAGCATATTCGAGCGGCAGAAAAGGACCGAAATCAATCAGAAACAGACGCTCATTCTGTGTCAGAGGAGCTCCTTGGCAGTTCTTTTAAAACGACAACAGCCATTGAAGGGCAGATTCGTGAATTTGCGTATCGAGGGATTTTTACGACAAAAGGGATTGCAAAGGGCGAGACATTGACCGAAGAAAATCTAGCCGTATTACGTCCAGGAAAAAAAAGCCAAGGTCTGCATCCGCGGTACATGGAGATTTTACTTGGCGTCAAGGCTGTCAGAGACATTCCAGCCCATACAGGGGTTTCGTGGAAAGATGTGCTCATGCAGGAGTCTACAAATGATCAATGA
- a CDS encoding GNAT family N-acetyltransferase: MKAVHAIDDQVLSAWIEKYGPQIEQMKGFKQFGLVSGAQLKAVLLYDWSKWESGIFDQHIFHVKFAEAESASAFQELMERFINWMRTEKCDFFFLRLEAADVEKNRIVQRLSHVYYVGGLTRLEAPPVHMEMPSTGEDVVISLPDEKEYDEAVSLAYQAFVKSRYALDPFLDQNVVQHFYQEWMRNNVLGRADINIVAKVNDEVVGLIQGMTKGDELALELFAIRPDVQGKGIGKKLFIEMMKVSYERGHRFISAGTQLHNTTAIQLYEKMGFRTTNAFLYYHVWPKKGER, from the coding sequence ATGAAGGCCGTTCATGCAATAGACGATCAGGTGCTGTCCGCTTGGATTGAGAAATACGGTCCACAAATTGAACAAATGAAAGGCTTCAAACAGTTTGGTCTTGTCAGTGGCGCCCAGCTGAAAGCAGTGCTGTTATACGACTGGTCAAAATGGGAAAGCGGCATATTTGATCAGCATATTTTTCATGTGAAGTTTGCGGAAGCTGAGTCAGCATCTGCTTTTCAGGAATTGATGGAGCGCTTCATCAATTGGATGAGAACAGAAAAATGCGATTTTTTCTTTTTACGTCTTGAAGCGGCGGATGTTGAAAAAAACCGCATCGTCCAAAGGCTGTCACATGTGTACTATGTGGGCGGTCTCACTCGTCTTGAAGCGCCACCTGTTCACATGGAAATGCCATCAACAGGTGAAGATGTGGTCATCAGTCTGCCGGATGAAAAGGAATACGATGAGGCGGTGTCACTCGCTTATCAGGCTTTTGTCAAAAGCCGGTATGCCCTCGATCCATTTTTAGACCAGAATGTCGTCCAGCATTTCTATCAAGAGTGGATGAGAAATAATGTGCTCGGACGTGCAGATATCAATATCGTAGCAAAGGTGAACGATGAAGTCGTGGGCTTGATACAAGGGATGACCAAGGGCGATGAGCTGGCGCTTGAGCTGTTTGCGATTAGACCGGATGTACAAGGAAAAGGGATCGGGAAAAAGCTGTTTATTGAGATGATGAAGGTCTCTTATGAGAGAGGGCATCGTTTTATTTCTGCCGGAACACAGCTGCATAACACAACCGCCATTCAGCTGTATGAAAAGATGGGATTTAGAACAACAAATGCCTTCTTGTATTACCATGTATGGCCGAAAAAAGGAGAGAGATAA
- a CDS encoding DegT/DnrJ/EryC1/StrS family aminotransferase → MEKKREQFLPYALPLIEQEEIDEVIGTLKSGWLSTGPKVRQFEEEFRQLTGAKHAIAVNSCTAALFLALKARGIGNGDEVITTPLTFCATANTIIHTGAAPVFVDIDPATLNLDAEKLEAAITPHTKAIVPVHFAGQSCDMDRILTIAKKYDLFVLEDAAHALYTTYHGQPVGSIGDATAFSFYATKNIATGEGGMLTTNDDALAARIRRLALHGMSKGAWNRYGEKGTWYYEVEEPGYKMNMFDVQASLGLVQLSRLDDMQARREQIAKAYNQAFQKEAGLILPPVHHEGRHAWHLYVLQVDPKEAFITRNELIDQLQKDYKIGTSVHFIPVHLHPYYQQTYHYSPEDFPESLAYYKRTLSLPLYPSMTDEDVQDVITAVLSILKEQKASS, encoded by the coding sequence ATGGAAAAAAAGAGAGAACAATTTCTTCCTTATGCCCTGCCGTTGATTGAGCAGGAAGAAATTGACGAAGTCATTGGAACATTAAAATCCGGCTGGCTGTCAACCGGACCAAAAGTCAGACAGTTTGAAGAAGAGTTTCGGCAGCTGACCGGTGCAAAACATGCGATCGCTGTCAATTCATGTACGGCTGCTTTATTTTTAGCCTTAAAAGCAAGAGGGATTGGGAATGGGGATGAGGTGATCACAACGCCTCTGACATTCTGCGCAACAGCCAATACGATCATTCATACAGGGGCAGCTCCTGTATTTGTCGATATTGACCCAGCGACACTCAACCTCGATGCAGAGAAACTAGAAGCGGCGATTACACCACACACAAAAGCGATTGTCCCTGTTCATTTTGCTGGTCAATCGTGCGATATGGACCGGATTTTAACCATTGCCAAAAAGTACGATCTATTTGTGCTTGAGGATGCCGCTCATGCTCTTTACACAACGTACCACGGTCAGCCCGTTGGTTCGATTGGTGATGCGACTGCCTTTAGTTTTTATGCGACGAAAAATATAGCGACCGGAGAAGGCGGCATGCTGACGACGAATGATGATGCACTTGCCGCTCGGATCAGAAGACTAGCACTCCATGGGATGAGCAAGGGAGCATGGAATCGTTATGGAGAAAAAGGAACGTGGTACTACGAGGTCGAGGAACCTGGCTATAAAATGAACATGTTTGATGTGCAGGCATCGTTAGGGCTTGTTCAGCTAAGCCGTTTAGATGATATGCAGGCACGGAGAGAACAAATTGCGAAAGCATACAATCAAGCATTTCAAAAGGAAGCAGGGCTGATCCTGCCGCCAGTCCATCATGAGGGAAGACATGCATGGCATTTATATGTACTGCAAGTGGACCCGAAAGAAGCATTCATCACACGCAATGAGCTGATTGATCAGCTGCAAAAGGACTATAAAATCGGCACGAGTGTTCACTTTATCCCTGTTCATTTGCATCCATACTATCAACAAACCTATCACTATTCACCAGAGGATTTCCCTGAGTCACTCGCGTACTACAAGCGGACTCTCTCACTGCCTCTTTATCCAAGCATGACAGATGAAGATGTGCAGGATGTCATCACTGCGGTGCTGTCTATTTTAAAAGAACAGAAGGCATCTTCATGA
- a CDS encoding spore coat protein, with protein sequence MSHYIHHYWQVYFEYVNLMKDLSYQQIPLGLISNFYQYISPEVRERMEDEAFGHELTTDCPLPEEIQPFFDQHKQQIKRIAYRPANGKVLLHFEHLRFTEQNYTRFHPSQTVVLARWKKADYFGLPVISKPELAGEVNKEAHAEYIEKANALLKPYAKHPVFGNVFFREKLRKDIVQFIDVIDQTEVLFQMEPIAAIIVGTTEDAYSRVLALQTVKRQLTSICLQHGALMGDEAFLPIFTTCHGVFGKYEKDWYVHKGCQPEQVEITGHPRFDLVKDRTPLQQEMVFRKLNFNPAKKTVLVATQPFSEAFYGDVLKTIAKRKDIQLIMKPHPWEIARNRLNEYVSIERAGNHVRLIKKEIDLYDLLPYMDMVITLTSTVGLEAMLFEKSVLIGKMTEGRRYPYYESLGSYHMENPVELAEKAIRILSDDQEMKLAKRQGAEFIKQHYPHARSTDVLLSLLQTKTGVDFQR encoded by the coding sequence GTGTCGCACTATATTCATCATTATTGGCAGGTGTATTTTGAGTATGTAAATCTCATGAAGGATTTGTCCTATCAACAAATTCCTCTTGGGTTGATCAGCAATTTCTATCAATATATCAGTCCTGAAGTGAGGGAACGTATGGAGGATGAAGCATTCGGTCATGAATTGACAACCGATTGTCCATTGCCGGAAGAGATTCAGCCATTTTTTGATCAACATAAGCAGCAGATCAAGCGTATTGCTTATCGTCCGGCGAATGGAAAGGTCTTGCTTCACTTTGAACATCTGCGTTTTACTGAACAAAATTACACGCGGTTCCATCCGAGTCAAACGGTGGTGCTTGCTCGCTGGAAGAAGGCAGACTATTTTGGTTTACCGGTCATCAGCAAGCCAGAATTAGCAGGAGAGGTTAATAAAGAAGCCCATGCTGAATATATTGAGAAAGCAAATGCTCTCCTTAAACCTTACGCAAAGCACCCCGTCTTTGGCAATGTCTTTTTTAGAGAAAAGCTTCGGAAGGACATTGTGCAATTTATTGATGTGATTGACCAGACAGAAGTGCTATTTCAGATGGAGCCAATTGCAGCCATTATTGTGGGGACAACGGAGGATGCTTACAGCCGCGTACTTGCACTGCAAACTGTGAAACGCCAGCTCACGAGTATCTGTCTTCAGCACGGCGCACTGATGGGAGACGAAGCCTTTTTGCCGATTTTCACGACGTGCCACGGGGTGTTTGGAAAGTATGAAAAAGACTGGTATGTACACAAAGGCTGTCAGCCGGAACAGGTGGAGATCACAGGTCATCCGAGGTTTGATTTGGTGAAGGATCGAACGCCGCTTCAACAGGAAATGGTCTTTCGAAAATTGAACTTCAATCCTGCCAAAAAGACCGTGCTTGTGGCAACGCAGCCGTTTTCAGAAGCCTTCTATGGTGATGTGCTTAAAACGATTGCAAAACGGAAAGACATTCAGTTGATCATGAAGCCGCATCCGTGGGAAATTGCCCGAAACCGATTAAATGAGTATGTGTCCATTGAACGAGCAGGAAATCATGTGAGATTGATTAAAAAAGAAATCGACTTGTATGACCTATTGCCTTATATGGATATGGTCATTACGCTCACATCAACCGTCGGCCTTGAAGCGATGCTGTTTGAAAAGAGTGTGCTGATCGGGAAAATGACAGAAGGCAGAAGATACCCTTATTACGAGTCGCTTGGCAGCTATCATATGGAAAACCCTGTTGAACTGGCTGAGAAAGCCATTCGTATTTTGTCGGATGATCAAGAAATGAAGCTGGCAAAGAGGCAAGGAGCTGAGTTCATTAAACAACATTATCCGCATGCGCGATCGACCGATGTTCTGCTTTCTCTGCTTCAAACAAAAACAGGTGTGGATTTTCAGAGATGA